GACGACCTGGGAGTCGTGGACCCGGAGGCCCGCACCCTGGAGACCTTCCGCTTCGAAGGTCCACGACTCACCAGACTCGAGTCCTGGACGGGGGATGCCACCGTCCGTGCCGAACCCTTCCAGGCGCTCGCGCTGGAACTTCGCGTCCTCTGGGAGGACTGAGCGCGGTAGGCTGCCCACATCATGGCTGCCGCGTCCCCGCTGCTCTTCGACAAGGCCCACGTCCTCTGCTACCGCACCTTCGACATCGCCGATGAAGTCGACCTCGAGCGCGCTCGCAAGGCGCTCACCGAGGACTCACGCCGTCTCAAGCTGTCCCGCGAGAACAGTCAGTACCTCCAGCTCCCCAACCCGCCCCTCGCGTATGAGCTGGGCCGCCGTCCGCTCGCCCTGCGCGACGGGCCCGTCACCGTGGACTGCACCGCGCGCCTGTTCGACCACGGCGCCGCGTCCATCATCCTCCGCGTCCCCGTCGTCCCCGGCACCTCGCTGGAGCACCTCACCCGCGTCGCCGACGAGCTCTATGACAGCCAGGCCCTGGAGGACCTGGCCCTGGAGCTCGTCGAGGGCGTGCGCCGCACCATTGCTCCCGCCCTCCAGGAACCGCACCTGTGGGACCAGAACGAGAGCTACACCGTCATCTTCGCGGAGAGCATCCGCGACAACCCGAGCGCCGACGAGCTGCTCGCCCGCGCCGACATCGCCCGCCTCCTGCTGGGAGAGAACGGCGCCGTGCCGCTGTCCTCCCGCGAGGCCGAGTCCGTCACCCACACGCGCTTCAGCTACACCGTCAATGACCTGGTCGTCATCGACTGGAACAGCGCCTTCGTCTACGAGCCCTCCGGCTCGCGCGACATCCCGGACCTGCTGGAGATCGCCAACGCGCAGCTGCTGGAGTTCCGCTACTACGACGAGCGGCTCGACACGCACATCGCCCGCATCCATGACGAGGTGCAGGCCAAGCGCCATGGGTGGGTCCGCCTCTTCCGCAGCCCCTACCGCAACCTGACGCGGCAGACGCTCTCCACGCTGGTGGACCTCAACGAGTTCATCGAGCGGGTGGAGAACAGCCTGAAGATCATCGGCGACTTCTACCTGGCCAAGGTCTACGAGGGCGCCGTGCGCCGCATGCGCATCCCCGCGTGGCAGGACTCCGTCACCCGGAAGCAGCAGCTGCTCGCCCAGACGTATGGCCTGCTCAAGGGGGATGTCGATATCGACCGATCCCACACGCTCGAGGCCATCATCATCCTCCTCATCGTCCTCGAAATCTTCTTCGCCTTCTTCAAGGTGTTCGAGCACTGACACGGGCGCTGTACCCCTTGCACCCCTGACACCCGTGGACAGGGTCCAAGGCACCCAGGTTTCCCTGACTCGCTGGACGTGGGAGACTGAGGCACGAGGCGCGGGGCAGCAGGGCCGTGCCGGGGGGAGTGGGGCATGAAGATGCCCGAGAGCAACCTGGTGGCCGCGGTGGACCGCATGTCGCGGGCGCTGGAGCGGCTCGCGGCGGCACCGCCCGTGGTGGCGGTGCTGGAGGAGCTGCTGCGCCAAGCCTCCGCCACGCTGGGCGCGCCCGGTGCGTTCATCTGCTGGTGGGGTGACGCGGGCTGCCTGCGCACGCTCGTCACGCCGGATGTGCCCGAGGACCCCGCGGCCATCTGCGCCCAGCGGCTGCTGGAGCGCGCGCCCGGGCCTTCCGAGACGCCCCGGCCGTATGTCGCGGTGGACCTGGAAGCGGACGCGCTGCTGGCGGACGAGCCCGAGGCGCGGCGCCGGCTGGGCGCGGGGGCGCTCCTGTCGCTGCCCATCTTCTTCTCCGCGGGCCGGGGCGCCGCCGGGGTGCTGGTGGTGGTCTTCCGCGAGGCGCGGGGGATGACGGACGAGGACATCAAGCGCTTCGGCCTCTATGCGCGGCTGGCCGGGCTGGCGCTGGAGCGCGAGCGGATGGTGGAGAACACCCGCCAGTCCGTGCTGCAGGCGCGCGCGGAGGTGGAGCAGGCCGAGGTGCAGCGGCTCAGCCGCATCCAGACGGTGACGGAGGCCTTCGGCCGCGCGCTCACCCGTGACGAGGTGGCGCGCGTGGTGCTGGAGCTGGGCCTGCCCGCGGTGGGCGCGGTGGGTGGCATGGTGCACCTGCTCGACGCGGGCGGGACGGCGGTGGAGTTGACGGCGTCGGTGGGCGTGCCCGAGGAGCTGGTGGCGCCGATGCGCGTGCTGCCTCGGGGCGGGAAGGATTTGCCGGGCTACGAGGCGGTGCGCACGGGCGCGCCGGTGTGGCTGGAGAGCGCGGACGAGGTGCGCACGCGCTACCCGCGGCTGGCGCCGCTGGTGGCGTCGGGGCGGATGCGCTCGCTGGTGCTGCTGCCGCTGTACGTGGAGGGGCGCATCTTCGGGACGCTAGGCTTCGGCTTCGCGGAGGCGAAGCGGTTCTCCGCGCTGGAGCGGACGTCCATCACCGGGCTGGCGCGGCAGTGTGGCCAGGCGCTGGAGCGCTCTCGGCTGTACGAGCGCGAGCGCACCGCGCGGCTCCAGGCGGAGGCCGCGGGGCGGAGGCTGCGGCTGCTGGCGGATGCGAGCGCGCTGGTGGCGGGCTCGCTGGAGTGGGAGGAGACGGTGGCCGGCGTGGCGCGGCTGGCGCTGGGCACCTTCGCGGATGGGTGCACGGTGGACTCGTTCGAGGACGGCGTGGTGCGCCGGCTGGCGGTGCTGCACGCGGACGCCGCGCTGGCGCCGGGGGCGCTGGAGCTGATGCGCGCGGCGCCCGAGGCCCCGCACTCCACGCTGCTGGCGGAGGTGCTGGCCACCGGGCGCTCTCGGATGATGACGCGTGCTTCCGTGCAGGAGCCGAAGGCGCGCGCGGCGGGCGCGGAGCGGGCCTGGTCCGGTGAGGTGGGGCGTGCTCCGGGGGTAGAGGAGGCATGGCCGGGTGAGGTGGGGCGTGCGCCGGGGGCTGAGGCGGCGCGGCCGGTTGAGGTGGTACGTGCGCCGGGGGCTGAGGCGGCGCGGCCGGTTGAGGTGGTACGTGCGCCGGGAGCTGAGGCGGAGCGGGCCTGGTCCGGTGAGGTGGGGCGTGCTCCCGGCGTGGAGCAGCCCCAGGCCGGTGGGTCGACGCACGCTCCCGGCAGCGGAGAGGGCAGCACGGGTGAGGCGGCGCATCCCCGGGCTGTGGGCTCGCTCCTGCTGACGCCGCTGGTGGCACGCCAGCGCACGCTGGGAGCGCTCACCTTCGTTCGGGGCGAGGAGCAGCCGCCCTTCGACGACGCGGACCTGGCGCTGGGCGAGGAGCTGGCGGGGCGCGCCGCGCTGGCCATCGACAATGCGCGCCTGCTTCGCAAGGCCCGGGTGGCGGAGGAGGAGAGCCGGCGCAGCGCCGCGCGGCTCCACATCCTGGTGCAGGTCAGCCAGCTCATCGCGGAGGCGGGGCTGGACCTGCCCACCGTGCTGGACGTGCTGGCGCGCAAGGTGTCCGAGGCCATCGGCGACGCGTGCGTGCTGCAGCTCCTCTCGGCGGACCGGGAGCATCTGGAGGTCGTGTCCATCCACCACCCGGACCCGCAGGCGCGCGGCGTGCTGGAGGAGTCGCTGTGGCGCTGCCCGCCCCAGGTGGGCGAGGGGCTGTCGGGCCGCGTGGCCGCCACGGGGCAGACGCTCTTCGTGCCCCGCCTGACGGCGCAGGAGCTGCACGGCGAGCGGCTGCCGGAGTGCGTCTCCTTCCTGGAGCGGTACGGCCCCCAGAGCGTCATCATCGCGCCGCTGGGTGCTCGAGGCCGGGTGCTGGGGACGCTCGCGGTGATGCGCGAGGCGCAGGGGCGCGAGTACACGCTGGAGGAGCGCGCGCTGCTGGAGAGCCTGGCGGCCCGGGCGGCGCTGGCCATCGAAGACGCGCGGCTGTACGGCGCGGCGACCCAGGCCGTGAGGGCACGGGACGAGCTGCTGTCCGTGGCCGGCCACGAGCTGAAGTCCCCCCTCAACGCGCTCCAGCTTCAAATCCACCTGCTGGCGCGCATGGCCAAGGAGGCGATGGCGGCCAGCGGCCTGGCGGAGCGGGCGGAGAAGGCCGCGCGCGCGAGCCAGCGGCTGGGGCTGCTCATCGACGACCTGCTGGACGTGTCGCGCATCAGCGCAGGACGCCTGAGCCTCCAGTGCGAGGAGGTGGACCTGTCCGCCCTGGCGCGCGAGCTGGTGTCGCGCATGTCCGAGGAGCTGGTCCGCGCGGGCAGCGAGGTGCGGATGTCGCTGGACGGGCCGGTGACGGGACACTGGGACCGGCTGCGGCTGGAGCAGGTGCTGGTGAACCTGCTCTCCAACGCGGCGAAGTACGGCGCGGGCCGCCCGGTCATGGTGTCGGTGGACACGCAGGGCCCGGTGGCGCGGCTCGTCGTGCGGGACGAGGGCATCGGCGTGCCCCCGGAGGACCAGGAGCGCATCTTCGAGCGCTTCGAGCGCTCGGCCTCGGTGCAGCACTTCAAGGGGCTGGGGCTGGGGCTCTGGATTACCAAGCGCATCGTCGAGGCCCACGGCGGCTCCATCCGCGTGGAGAGCCAGCCGGGGGCGGGCTCCACCTTCACCGTGGAGCTGCCGCTCGGGGGCGGCCGGATATCTTCACCCAGGGATTGAAGAAACCTCGTTGCCGGCGGGCCCGGGTGTCGTTAAGTGGGAGCCGATGCCGAGGCCCAAGGGGAGCCGCAACCAGGACCATGAGGAGACCCGGCGCTCCATCCTGCGCGCGCTGCAGCGGCGGCTGCTGAGCCCAGGAGGCGCGACGGCCAGCTTCCGGGAGCTGGCGGCCAGCGCCGGGCTCAACCCCGCGACGCTGCGGCACTACTTCAAGACGCGCGAGGAGCTGCTCCAGGCCGTCTTCGCCGCCCTGCGCGAGGTGGGGGAGCGCTTCATCGCCGAGGGCGCCACCGCCGACAAAGGGGACGCTCGCGCCTCGCTGCGCTGGTTCCTGGAGTACTTCCAGGAGGGCTGGTCCCGCGGCCTCGGCCCCATGCACACCCTGGGGCTGACGGCCGGCCTCCTGGACCCGAGTGTGGGCGCGTCCTACCTCAACCAGGTGCTGGACCCGACCCTCCAGTCCGCGGAGGCGCGCATCGCCCTGCACGTGGCGAAGGGCGAGCTGGCCCCCTGCGACGTCCGCCACGCGGCCCTGCAGCTGGTGTCGCCCTTCATGTTCGCCCTGCTCCACCAGCACGGGTTGGAGGGGGCGCGGTGCCGCCCGCTCGGGCTGGCGGGGTTCCTCGACGACCACCTGGAGTGGTTCCTGCGGTCCCATGCCGTGCAGGGGGCCCGGCCCGCGAAGCCGCTCGCTGTGAAGAAGCAGGGCGCACGGCCGGTGCGGCGCACCCGCACCTAGGCTTTCGAGTGTCGGGTTTGTATCTGGAACCGGTTGGATGAGGATATCCGAGCCGGCGTGCGAATCCCGGTAACGTAATTTCCTCCTGGCCGTCCTGTGCCTTCGAACGGGCGGAAGCGGCCTGGAGGCACACCTTGATAGATGCAATCACCCGGGTTGGAGAATGGCGCTCGAGTCCCGGGTTCCTGGGGAGGGGCGTGCTCCTGGCCCTGCTGGCGCTGTGGCTCGCACCGGCGGGGGCCCTGGCGGCGGACGCGGACGCGGGCACCTCCGACGCGGGCACCGGCGTGCTCACCCGGCCCCCGGCGCTGAAGCGCCAGGTGGAGGCCCCCTATCCCCCCGAGGCGCTCCAGCAGCAGCTGTCCGGGACGGTGGTCCTCCAGGTGGACATCTCCGACACCGGCACCGTCACGGACGTCCAGGTGCTGGAGCCCGCGGGGCACGGCTTCGACGAGGCCGCCGTCGCGGCGGTGCGCCAGTTCGAGTTCGAGCCGGCCGAGGTGGACGGCGTGCCCGCCCCGGTGCGCATCAACTATGCGTACCAGTTCGTCTGGCGCGAGGCGCCCCCGGCCGAGGCGCCGTCGGACGGAGGCGTTGCGCAGGCGCCGGTCAACTTCAGCGGACAGGCGCTGGAGCGGGGCACCCGCAGGCCGCTGGAGGGCGCGGACGTGGCGCTGCCCGCGCTGGGGCTGTCGGCGGTGACGGACGCGGAAGGGCGCTTCTCGCTGCGCGGGGTGCCGCCGGGGACTCACGAGGTGGTGGTGGTGCTCACCGGCTACCAGCGCTTCGAGACGAAGGAGACGGTGGCGGAGGGACAGGAGACTCGCGCCACGTACTACGTCCGCAAGCGCATCTTCAGCCCCTTCGAGACGGTGGTGCGCAGCGAGCGCGAGCGCAAGGAGGTGACGCGCACCACGCTGCAGGTGGCCGAGGTGCAGCGCGTGCCCGGCACCCAGGGCGACACGCTGAAGGTGGTGCAGAACCTGCCCGGCGTCGCGCGCCCGGCCTTCAACGGCGGCGACATCATCATCCGCGGCACGGGCCCGCAGCAGTCCGGCGTCTACCTGGACGGGGTGCGCATCCCCCTGCTGTATCACTTCGGTGGCCTCAACAGCGTCTACAACTCCGACCTGCTGGAGTCGCTGGACTACCTGCCCGGCAACTTCCCGGCCGCGTACGGCAATGCGATTGGCGGCGTCATCGACGTGAAGAGCCGCGCGCCTCGCGACGACCGCTTCGGCGGTACCGCGTCGGTGAGCCTCATCGAGGCGAACGCGGTGCTGGAGCTGCCGGTGTCGAAGGACGTGAGCGTGGCGGTGGCGGGCCGGCGCAGCTACGTGGACGCGGTGCTGGGGCTGGCGCCCGAGGAGGTCACGGACGGCTTCCGCGTGGCGCCCCGCTACTACGACGCGCAGGCCCGCGTGGAGTGGCGCGTGTCGTCCCGGCACACGGTGGACTTCCTCACGCTCACCTCGGATGACCAGCTGGGGCTCGTCTCCGAGCGGCCGGACGATGACGACCCGGCTGCCTCTGGCGAGTTCAAGCTGCGCACCGGCTTCACCCAGCTGCGGCTGCGCCACCGCTACCGGGGCGACAAGCTCCGCCTGGACACGATTGGCATGTACGGCTGGGGCATCGTCCTGGTGAACCCGCCAGGGCCCGGTGGCATCGACCTGCGCTACCGCGAGGGGACGCTGCGCACCACCGCCGAGTACCCGCTGTCCGACGCGGTGACGCTGGCGGGCGGCCTGGACATCTCCGCCCAGCGCGCGCGGCTGTCCTCCGAGTCGTCCACCACGCCGTCCCGCGAGGGCCAGCCCGAGCTGCCCGACGCAGTGCAGACGCGCACGCGCGTGGAGAGCAAGCGCGCGCTCCAGTACTACCCGGCCACCTGGGTGGAGGCGCGGCTGAAGCCGGTGCCGCAGTTGCTGCTGGTGCCAGGGCTGCGCTCGGAGTCGTACGTGTACTCGGACCAGGAGGACCCGCGCCGGGTGCTGAGTCCGCGACTGGCCGCGCGCTACACGCTCAGCGAGCAGTGGGCCCTCAAGGGCGGCGCGGGCCTGTACCACGTGTTCCCCACGCGCGGAGAGCCCACTCGCGAGCTGGGCAACCCGGAGCTGCTCGCCGAGCGCAGCCTGCAGACGAGCCTGGGCGCGGAGTGGAAGCCGTCGCAGGAGTGGTTCGTGTCGGCGGAGGGCTTCTACAACCGGCTCAGCCAGCTCGTCGTCGGCTCCAGCCGCACGGTGGAGCGGGGCGGGCAGCCGGTGCCCGAGCGGCTCAACAACGACGGGCGCGGCAACGTGTACGGCGCGGAGTTGCTGGTGCGGCGCGCGCTGACGGACAGGCTGTTCGGGTGGCTGGCGTACACGGTGAGCCGCTCGGAGCGCGTGGACCGGCCCGGCGCGGCGTCACGGTTGTTCGACAACGACCAGACGCACGTGCTGACGCTGGTGGGCTCGTACAAGCTGCCGGGCGGCTGGGAGGTGGGGGCGCGCTTCCGCTACGCGTCGGGCAACCCGACGACGCCCGTGGTGGGCTCGGTGCGCGATGACGTGGCCGACATCTACGTGCCCTTCTTCGGCGCCACCAACAGCGAGCGGCTGCCGGCGTTCCACCAGCTCGACGTGCGCGTGGACAAGACGTGGGTCTACGAGCGGTGGAGCCTCAACCTCTTCCTCGACCTGACCAACGCGTACAACCGCGCGGCCTTCGAGGGCGTCACCTACAGCTACAACTACAGCCAGCGGGAGTACTTCCGCGGGCTGCCCATCCTGCCCGTGCTGGGCGTCAAGGGGAGCTTCTAGTCATGGGCGTGCTCCAGGAGTTCTCGTGGGCTCGTGCCGCCGTGCTGGCGGTGGGGTTGGTGGCTTCCGGGTGTGACAACGACCTGGAGAAGCAGAGCCAGGTGACGCGGGTGCGGGTGCTCGCGGTGCGGGCCACGCCCGCGGAGTGGGTGCTGCCTCCGGAGGGCGGTGCGCCGCAGTCGCTGGGGTTGGAGGCGCTCGCGGTGGCGCCGGATGCGCGGCCGCTCACGGTGACCTTCGCGCTGTGCCGTCCGGGCAATGTGTACGCGGCGGACTTCCAGTGCCCGGGCCGGGATGGGGTGGAGCTGGCTGGCGGAGTGCTCTCGCCGGATGCGCCCGAGGTGGAGGCGCTGCTGGAGCAGATGCTCGGCGGGACGGACGTGAGCGACCCGGCGGTGCGCTCACGCCTGGAGGCGGGGGTGCCGTTCTACGTGGGGTACGAGGTGAGTGATGGCAGCGGCACACCCGAGGGCGGCGAGCGGGGGCTGCGGCGGCTGACCGCGCGACTCACCGATGCGCCCAACCAGAATCCCCGGGTGACCGACGTGCTCTATCAGGGCGAGTCCCTCGTGGGCCCGCTGCCCGTGGGCACGGAGGTGGCGCTCACGCCGGTGCTCGCCGAGGACAGCCAGGAGCGCTACCCGGGCCCGCAGGGCGAGGTGACGGAGGCGGTCTCCTTTGCCTGGCATGCGACGGGCACGGGCGAGGTGGAGTTCTTCCGCTCGGTGCTGCCCGCCGAGGGCGAGCCCGGTGAGCCCGGCACCGAGTACACCACGCCCGCCACGCCCCAGCAGGTCACGCTCTACGTGGTGGCGCGAGACGGGCGCGGTGGCACCGACTGGCTCGTGCGCACCGTCGAGGTGCGCTGAAGCGGCGCGGACGGGTCTTCTTCCTCACGTGGTCTTCACTGAAGCGGATTTCGAAGGGATGGGGTTCTCATGATGCAGTCGTCAGTCTTTGTGCTCGGACAGATGGCCCCGGGCGCGGAAGGCCTGGGGTGGTTGAGCAGCAAGCTGCTCGGCGTGACGCTCACCTCCGCCGAGTGGGTGCTGTGGATTCTCGTCGTCCTCTCGGTGCTCTCCATCGCCATCATGCTGGAGCGGACGGTGTACTTCGCCCGCAACCGGCTGCCGGACTCGGAAGGGCTCGCGGTGCGCCTGGCGCGCGGCGACTTCGACGCGGCCCGCAAGGCGGTGGAAGGCAGGAGCGGCATGGAAGCCGCCGTCGTGCGCGAGGCGCTGGCATCCACCCCGCAGGGCGCGGACACCGTGGAGCAGGTGATTGCCTCCACCATGGCGCGCGAGCGTCCGCAGTACGAGCGCTTCCTGTCGTTCCTCGGCACCCTGGGCAACAACGCTCCGTTCATCGGCCTGTTCGGCACGGTGCTCGGCATCATCAAGGCCTTCAACGACCTGGGGAAGATGGGCGGCAAGGGCGCGGCGATTCAACAGACGGTCATGGCCGGCATCTCCGAGGCGCTGGTGGCCACGGCCGTGGGCCTCGCGGTGGCGATTCCGGCGGTGGTGGCCTTCAACATCTTCAACCGCCAGCTCAAGACGCTCACCAGCCGCGCCAATGCGCTGGGCCATGCGCTCGTGGGCAGCCTGCGCGCGGAGGCTCGTTAGTCATGGCCGGTAGCGCGCAGGACAACGAAGAGGAAATCACCGGTATCAACGTCACGCCGCTGGTGGACATCGTGCTGGTGCTGCTCATCATCTTCATGGTGACCGCCAACTTCATCGTCCGCGAGACGGTGGAGGTGGACCTGCCCCGCGCCGCCAACGGGGGCGAAACCGTGCAGGGCCTGGTCAACGTGGTGCTCGACAAGGACGGCAAGCTCTTCTTCGACGGCACCGAACTGAGCGAGGCGGAGCTGTCCGCGAAGGTCGCCGAGCAGGTGGCCAAGGACAAGGACACCCGCGCCATCATCAGCGCCGACCAGTCCATTCCCTACGGCCGCGTCATGAAGCTCATCGACGTGGTGAAGGGCCAGGGCATCGCGAAGTTCGCCCTCAATATCGAAAAGGACGTCGCGCCCACCGCGCCGCGGGGCTGACGCGAACCCATGAGTGAGATGGTGCTCGACGACAGGGCGTGGGAGCCGCCCAGGCGCGGTGGCAACGGGCTGCTGGTGGGCTTCGTGGTCGGCTCGCTCACGCTGCACGGGCTGGGACTGGCGATGCTGCACCTGCGACCCGCGGAGCGACCCACGGTGCAGCGACCGGTGGAGCTCGTCATGGTGGAGGTGCGGAAGCCGCCTCCGCCGCCGCCCGTGGTGGAGGAGCCGAAGCCCGAGCCGCCTCCGCCGCCCAAGGTGCGCGTGAAGCCTCCTCCCATCAAGGTGGCCGAGGCGCCCAAGCCGCTGCCGCCTCCGCCGGTGGACGCGCCACCTCCGCCCAATGAGACGCCTCCGCCGGCCGCGAAGCCGGCGCCACTGGTGGTGGGCATGACGATGTCCTCCACCACCAGCGCGGGCAGCTTCGCGGCGCCGGTGGGCAACACGCTCTATGGCCGCACGGCGGACAAGGCGAAGGCGCCCCAGGAGGTGAAGGCGTACAGCGCGCCGAAGTACACGCCCATCTACCAGGTGGACCGGGAGCCCCAGCTGGCCAACGAGGTGAAGATTCCCTACCCGGACGAGGCGCGCCGGGCAGGCATCGAGGGCACGGTGACGCTGTCCATCACCGTGGACCTGGACGGGAAGGTGGTGGCCGCCAAGGTGCTCAATGGGCCCGGCCATGGCCTCAACGAGGCGGCGCGCAACGCCATCCTCCGCTTCCGCTTCCGTCCCGCCCTCAAGGCCGGTGAGCCCGTCTCCACGGAGATGAAGTACTCCTACACGTTCCTGCTCGACTGAGGCGTCGCTCTGTACTTCAAGGGCTATTTGTCTCCACGCGCATGCGCTGACGGTGTACGTCGGCATCGAGGAGCGGGCGAAGGCATTCACCGGAACAGGTGCGGAGCATGCAGAAGACTCGCGGTTCCTGGTGGCTGCTCGTTGCTTCATGCCTGCTCACCGCTTGCGCTCCTTCGCATCCGGTCCTTCGCGCGTGGGAGGAGGCAGCGCCTGCCGCCGGTTGTGAAGCGCCGGAGCTGGACTCGTGCGTGACGCTCGCATGCGAGGAGGCGCTGTGCGGCTTCTTCCGCTGTGAGGACGTGCTGGTCGAGGACTCATCCCGCTTCGAGGTGGAGCGGGTGCAGTTCGCGAGGCCTCTTCCTCCCATGGGGCCTGTGCGGCCCGGACGTGTGAGGCGATAGTCGCCCTGGCTGCGCAGTGGCGCCGAGCCAGTGATGACGTTCCAATGGTACGCGGCGTCCCAGCCGCGTCCCCTGCCTCCGCGACCGCCCCTTGCACTGCCGGCGCCGCGCATGCAGAAGCACCACCTCTTCCCTCAGGCGGAGGACCTGGCCCTGTGGTTCAAGAGCCGTGGCATCAACATCCACGACTACACCATGCTCATTCCGGAGCATGTCCACCGACGCATCCATTCTGGAGGACCCATGGGCGGTCTATGGAACGAGGCCTGGCGGGAGTTCAAGGATGCCAACCGCTACAGGACCGTGCCTCGTGAGGAAATCTACCAACACGTTGGGGTGCTCATCTTTCGCTTCGAGCTGAGTGGGCCCGTACAGCCCTACTTCCGGCGGCTCCAGTGAAGTTCTTGGTCCAAGGGGAGAGACGAAAGTGAAGTTCTACCGAGCACGACGTGACCCGTCGGCGCCTCACTCTGGCAACCTGAGCGGAATCTACAAATGGTACCTGCCACCGGTGCTCGACTGTCCCGGTTGTGGCCCCGGGGTTTTTGGAACCGATACGTTCCGGTACCCGTGCGTGGACCTGACCGGGCTCCCGAATCTGCGGGAGTTCGAGGACCCATCTCCCCGGCCACTCGAAGTGTATCTGCGCTTGCGCGAGCAGGTACTCCCGCAGCTTCCGCCAGGAGCGGTGCTGGGACCGGGAACGGCCCTGGGGCCGATGGTTGGACGCGCCTCGGGAAGCTTCGGACCCCTCTTCATGCATGACCCCGGTCATCTCGAGATACGTCGCGAAGCCTTGGCGCAACTGCAGGAAGCGGGCGTCCGGGGGCTGCGAGGCTGCCCCACGGAACTGCGCTTCCGGGGTAAGAGCCCACCGGAGTTGCTGGAGCCGCAGCTGGAGATTCGCGGCGAGCTCCACCGTGACTGCCTGCCCGCCGATGCGA
This DNA window, taken from Pyxidicoccus xibeiensis, encodes the following:
- a CDS encoding energy transducer TonB; amino-acid sequence: MSEMVLDDRAWEPPRRGGNGLLVGFVVGSLTLHGLGLAMLHLRPAERPTVQRPVELVMVEVRKPPPPPPVVEEPKPEPPPPPKVRVKPPPIKVAEAPKPLPPPPVDAPPPPNETPPPAAKPAPLVVGMTMSSTTSAGSFAAPVGNTLYGRTADKAKAPQEVKAYSAPKYTPIYQVDREPQLANEVKIPYPDEARRAGIEGTVTLSITVDLDGKVVAAKVLNGPGHGLNEAARNAILRFRFRPALKAGEPVSTEMKYSYTFLLD
- the sitI6 gene encoding SitI6 family double-CXXCG motif immunity protein, with product MKFYRARRDPSAPHSGNLSGIYKWYLPPVLDCPGCGPGVFGTDTFRYPCVDLTGLPNLREFEDPSPRPLEVYLRLREQVLPQLPPGAVLGPGTALGPMVGRASGSFGPLFMHDPGHLEIRREALAQLQEAGVRGLRGCPTELRFRGKSPPELLEPQLEIRGELHRDCLPADAKTCERCGSKNYSLPDPPILDAATLPGEVDLFRLAGWSSLIIATERFVDAVKRLGLDGVVFREVQMR
- a CDS encoding TonB-dependent receptor; this encodes MLLALLALWLAPAGALAADADAGTSDAGTGVLTRPPALKRQVEAPYPPEALQQQLSGTVVLQVDISDTGTVTDVQVLEPAGHGFDEAAVAAVRQFEFEPAEVDGVPAPVRINYAYQFVWREAPPAEAPSDGGVAQAPVNFSGQALERGTRRPLEGADVALPALGLSAVTDAEGRFSLRGVPPGTHEVVVVLTGYQRFETKETVAEGQETRATYYVRKRIFSPFETVVRSERERKEVTRTTLQVAEVQRVPGTQGDTLKVVQNLPGVARPAFNGGDIIIRGTGPQQSGVYLDGVRIPLLYHFGGLNSVYNSDLLESLDYLPGNFPAAYGNAIGGVIDVKSRAPRDDRFGGTASVSLIEANAVLELPVSKDVSVAVAGRRSYVDAVLGLAPEEVTDGFRVAPRYYDAQARVEWRVSSRHTVDFLTLTSDDQLGLVSERPDDDDPAASGEFKLRTGFTQLRLRHRYRGDKLRLDTIGMYGWGIVLVNPPGPGGIDLRYREGTLRTTAEYPLSDAVTLAGGLDISAQRARLSSESSTTPSREGQPELPDAVQTRTRVESKRALQYYPATWVEARLKPVPQLLLVPGLRSESYVYSDQEDPRRVLSPRLAARYTLSEQWALKGGAGLYHVFPTRGEPTRELGNPELLAERSLQTSLGAEWKPSQEWFVSAEGFYNRLSQLVVGSSRTVERGGQPVPERLNNDGRGNVYGAELLVRRALTDRLFGWLAYTVSRSERVDRPGAASRLFDNDQTHVLTLVGSYKLPGGWEVGARFRYASGNPTTPVVGSVRDDVADIYVPFFGATNSERLPAFHQLDVRVDKTWVYERWSLNLFLDLTNAYNRAAFEGVTYSYNYSQREYFRGLPILPVLGVKGSF
- a CDS encoding sensor histidine kinase; translation: MKMPESNLVAAVDRMSRALERLAAAPPVVAVLEELLRQASATLGAPGAFICWWGDAGCLRTLVTPDVPEDPAAICAQRLLERAPGPSETPRPYVAVDLEADALLADEPEARRRLGAGALLSLPIFFSAGRGAAGVLVVVFREARGMTDEDIKRFGLYARLAGLALERERMVENTRQSVLQARAEVEQAEVQRLSRIQTVTEAFGRALTRDEVARVVLELGLPAVGAVGGMVHLLDAGGTAVELTASVGVPEELVAPMRVLPRGGKDLPGYEAVRTGAPVWLESADEVRTRYPRLAPLVASGRMRSLVLLPLYVEGRIFGTLGFGFAEAKRFSALERTSITGLARQCGQALERSRLYERERTARLQAEAAGRRLRLLADASALVAGSLEWEETVAGVARLALGTFADGCTVDSFEDGVVRRLAVLHADAALAPGALELMRAAPEAPHSTLLAEVLATGRSRMMTRASVQEPKARAAGAERAWSGEVGRAPGVEEAWPGEVGRAPGAEAARPVEVVRAPGAEAARPVEVVRAPGAEAERAWSGEVGRAPGVEQPQAGGSTHAPGSGEGSTGEAAHPRAVGSLLLTPLVARQRTLGALTFVRGEEQPPFDDADLALGEELAGRAALAIDNARLLRKARVAEEESRRSAARLHILVQVSQLIAEAGLDLPTVLDVLARKVSEAIGDACVLQLLSADREHLEVVSIHHPDPQARGVLEESLWRCPPQVGEGLSGRVAATGQTLFVPRLTAQELHGERLPECVSFLERYGPQSVIIAPLGARGRVLGTLAVMREAQGREYTLEERALLESLAARAALAIEDARLYGAATQAVRARDELLSVAGHELKSPLNALQLQIHLLARMAKEAMAASGLAERAEKAARASQRLGLLIDDLLDVSRISAGRLSLQCEEVDLSALARELVSRMSEELVRAGSEVRMSLDGPVTGHWDRLRLEQVLVNLLSNAAKYGAGRPVMVSVDTQGPVARLVVRDEGIGVPPEDQERIFERFERSASVQHFKGLGLGLWITKRIVEAHGGSIRVESQPGAGSTFTVELPLGGGRISSPRD
- a CDS encoding MotA/TolQ/ExbB proton channel family protein codes for the protein MQSSVFVLGQMAPGAEGLGWLSSKLLGVTLTSAEWVLWILVVLSVLSIAIMLERTVYFARNRLPDSEGLAVRLARGDFDAARKAVEGRSGMEAAVVREALASTPQGADTVEQVIASTMARERPQYERFLSFLGTLGNNAPFIGLFGTVLGIIKAFNDLGKMGGKGAAIQQTVMAGISEALVATAVGLAVAIPAVVAFNIFNRQLKTLTSRANALGHALVGSLRAEAR
- a CDS encoding ExbD/TolR family protein; this translates as MAGSAQDNEEEITGINVTPLVDIVLVLLIIFMVTANFIVRETVEVDLPRAANGGETVQGLVNVVLDKDGKLFFDGTELSEAELSAKVAEQVAKDKDTRAIISADQSIPYGRVMKLIDVVKGQGIAKFALNIEKDVAPTAPRG
- a CDS encoding TetR/AcrR family transcriptional regulator, whose translation is MPRPKGSRNQDHEETRRSILRALQRRLLSPGGATASFRELAASAGLNPATLRHYFKTREELLQAVFAALREVGERFIAEGATADKGDARASLRWFLEYFQEGWSRGLGPMHTLGLTAGLLDPSVGASYLNQVLDPTLQSAEARIALHVAKGELAPCDVRHAALQLVSPFMFALLHQHGLEGARCRPLGLAGFLDDHLEWFLRSHAVQGARPAKPLAVKKQGARPVRRTRT